The DNA segment GTTCCTTATCAACAAGGTCTTTCTTTATCATTGCTGCAAAAGTTCCGGCAGGTCTTTGTGAAATAACAGCAGGATTTAGAGCTCTCATTTCTTTGAACATTGAGGCCGAAGAAATATTGGCCAGAGATTGATTAGCTGAAAATACCAAGACTGGTAAAATTAAGAAGGAAAGTTTCATTAGCGACCTTTGATATATTTTCTTATCATTTTAACAAAGAATTATCTTTGCAAAAATACTAAAATAATTACCTTATCTCTAGTCGAGTTAATCTTCTTATCCTTCAATAATTTTGAGTGAAAAAGATTATTTTAGTCTGGTTTTATTTCTAGTCGTTTGAATACGTATCCACAAACTTTTTAATATCTTCTACGTGCTCTAAAATATACTTAGCTTTTGAGATGCCAAAACTAACTACTGTTCCGTATTTTTCGACTTCATTACCTTCATCATCAACTTTATATATTTTAAAAATTTTATTACCTTTAAATTCTTCTACTGTGAAATCGTGAGGTGCAAGTTCCTTGCTCATATGTGTCTCCTTATATTTATTTCCTTTATAAGTATATATTTTGTGATACTTTTGTTCTATGACAATTTTAATATATTTAGGGCTTGGAATATTCTCTGGAGTTCTTTCTGGAATTTTTGGAATAGGTGGAGGGCTTGTAATTGTTCCGACTCTTCTTTATTGCTTTAAATTGTTAAATTTTCCTCTCGAACACTCTATGCACATGGCCATAGGGACCTCTCTTTCTATTATACTAGTAACAGTTTCAAATTCTATGTATGGACATCATTTAAATAGGAATATCGAATGGTCTGTAGTTAAGAAATTAGTTCTTTCAATCGTCACTGGGGCCTTCTTGGGGAGCTTTGTCAGTAAAGAGCTCTCAGCTAAGACCTTAGAGATTATATTTTCAATATATGTGGTACTAGTGTCTTTGAAAATGTTTGCAGATGTGAAGGTAGACAGAGACTTTAAAAATACATCTTCTGTTTTATATGGAATTGTTGGGTTTATTATTGGGTTTAAATCAACAATACTTGGAATAGGTGGAGGGACTATTAGTATTCCTTTTCTCACATGGAGAGGACATAAAATGAAAAAGGCTGTTGGAATATCAGCTTCTGTAGGGATTCCGATTGCTTTGGCCGGAACGTGTAGCTACATTTATAATGGATTACAAGTTGATAATTTACCCGAATATAGTCTTGGTTACATATATCTACCTGCTTTCATCGGAGTAATCTTAACAAGCTCATTTTTTGCAAGAATAGGAGCTAAAATATCAAATAAATTGCCTCAGACTCAAATGAAAAGGGGATTTGCTATTTTCTTAATGGTGGTAGCGGTAAAGATGATTCTCAAAAATCTCGAAGCTTAGTAAATTGATTTTTCGGAAAGAGTTGTGAACATTTCCATGGCCTTGATCCCAAGAAGGGAGTTACCTGTTTCATCTAGCGCTGGTGACCAAACGGCAA comes from the Halobacteriovorax sp. HLS genome and includes:
- a CDS encoding sulfite exporter TauE/SafE family protein encodes the protein MTILIYLGLGIFSGVLSGIFGIGGGLVIVPTLLYCFKLLNFPLEHSMHMAIGTSLSIILVTVSNSMYGHHLNRNIEWSVVKKLVLSIVTGAFLGSFVSKELSAKTLEIIFSIYVVLVSLKMFADVKVDRDFKNTSSVLYGIVGFIIGFKSTILGIGGGTISIPFLTWRGHKMKKAVGISASVGIPIALAGTCSYIYNGLQVDNLPEYSLGYIYLPAFIGVILTSSFFARIGAKISNKLPQTQMKRGFAIFLMVVAVKMILKNLEA